CTCACGTGCTAGCTCCAATGTCCGTGCAACAAAAATacccaaaaaacaacacatttgacTTCTTACCTTAAAAAGCATTTACAAAGAGTTTGTCCATTAGACCCGCTGgggtgtaaaaaaagaaaggttttTCCTCCAGACAACGGAGCCGCAGCCTGCGATACTCCTCTCCTTGGCCGAGACTGAAGAAGAACTGGAAGCAGCGGATGTCCCGTCCTGAATTTATAGGGAGCTCGTTGCTACGGCAACATAGCCAGCTGAAACCGGCCTCCCATCCACGTTAGAACCGGTTTGGACTTGTCCCCCCCCGTCAACATGGTGGAAGAAGGGGACAAGAGACACAATATATTAgcgcttttttttgtgatgggTGATGAAGTGATGCGGAGATGTGAGATGTTCTCACTTTGCGCTTGATCCCTTTCTTGGGCACGTAAGCACAATCTCGCAAGAGTTGGATCAAGCAAGGCTCATGTTTTGTGGTTGGAATATGCAGTTGGGAAGAAACGACTTCTTTTATTTGCTATCATTGCATTCTGACATATTGACCCCATTACAGTTTCATCCCAAATCAAACATTAGATTAGATTCGATTTATTGTCAATGTACAGCACAAGTACAGTACAGCAAAAAGAACTTTGACATCCAACCAGAAGTGCAAAAAGCAGTAAAGTGCAGAATAAGAAGTAATACTGAGCAGTAGGTACAGTGCAATCGGGTAAATATGAGGTGAGTTATACTATGTGGGATAATATACATGGGGGACGAGTACGGATATAACTAGCTAAGTATTTCAAATAAGGTGCAGTAGAACAAATATTTGCAGGCGGTACTAGAAtgctaattataaatatagtGTCATAAAAATGCAACATATATAACCAGATTGAACAGATATGTACAAGCGGAGTAAGAGTGATGAAGAAATATATAGGATAGGAATGCAGCAATTATATGCAGATATGGACAGTATATGCAGGTAATACAGGTGTTGTGGTGCTGCAGGATTCAGAATGATAAGAGCTCAGGGGGATGACAGGGGTGTTGTGCTGCGGAGTTCAGGGCGATGACGGCAGAGGGGAAAAAGCTTTTCCTCAGTCGACTCGTCTTGACCCGAAGAGTCCGCTATCGCTTCCGAGAAGGAAGAAGAGTAATTGCATGTGTTGGAAAGGTATCATCTTACTAGACATTTGAGTGATTGAACATATAAACACAGCACATGGAaactcaaatattttgaattaaaaacaatcaatagTGGTGAGTTCAGTGAGTTATCCAACGCTCTCTATCAGTGGCTGCAGTGAAACAAGTCTGCAGGAAGTGTGCCCACAATTGAGCACTAATGAATTTGCAAGGGCATCTTTGGTATGTTTTGGTTCAAATCACAAGACCAGTAATGATATAAATAGTAAAACCAGGATGAGGTGTTTCCCCTCGCCCCTCTCTACTCTTCTAAAGTCTTGGCCTGTGTAAACATTTGTTAGTATTTGCTAGTAAGGATCGAAACCTGGCTTATGCAAGGATGCATAAAAGACAAGGATGACAATCCCTAGAGAAATGCAAGaatattgcagaacctggctTTGCCATTTTTCTAGCTCTCACTTATCAACATGAACAGTCCTTTGATGGAGTAAGTGGACACACATTTTACAGCTGATACTTTTAATGGGCTTTTTGTCACGTTCCGTAGAGAGGCTGTCAACAACGTCAGGAGTTATCCTGTTAAATCGGTCAGGGGGTCAGAGGATGAAAATGACAGCAGGTAAAAGCCAGTAAGTCTTGACCTCATTGTACTTAAGCGCTTGACTGGCCCAGACTGCTACTTACAAGACAGCAACTTGTCTGTCTGGCGCTGGACCCAAATTAGAATTTGTTATTAGTGGTGTTTATGCACTGCTTTGACTGTGATCCATTTATCATGTTGAATTGAATGCTTGATTTGCATGCAGAGCCTCAGGCAGCATGTCACCGCACGGATAACTTAATCCAATTAAAATTCTCTGGATACAACATACTTCACCCAGATAGCCACTcttaaaaacaagcaaacgTGACTGCCAACCATTGTTCAGTTGTATTAAATCTGCAAATATTGCGATTTATTTCAACTAATAATAGGTTGCCTGGCTCCCAGTAACCCTGCttttaatgaaaacaattgtTATTGTGATGTGACAACTGTTGTTCCAACAATTAATGCGCTAAATTAgttggttttatttgttttcattacagTAACCTTGTAGGAACTGGGAAAAAACgattcaaatcaatttcagACATAGTTGAAGCTTCCCAACCAGCCCACTccaataaataatagatatCAAGTACCGaggctttatttattttcgaCAGATTATATTGGCCTTTCCTATAACGGTTGAGTTCTTGGGAGATAGTTTGCTTGGCAATGcattgacagaaaaaaaatggacctcATTTTCACAGGGACATTTTTTGCGCCTTTCTGGTAGGGTGGTCTGAAAGATCAGCAAACTGTCGACATCAGCACATTTGACTGCTTTGATCCTTTTTGGAGAAAGAACACAGATTGACGTACAGCTTTACGGCTTCACTCTGAACAGTAGGGCCTGAAAAAAGTTGagggaaaattaaaaaaagaattccagCGAGGACCTGCACAGACATTTGACAAGTTACTTTGAAAATACATAAGACATTGTAACGATGTCAATATTTATACTTTTGTCGTCATGTCATGGCTTTTTGACTCAATTACGGCTGGGAACTATTGAATTGGACAAGTGGCAcggtacaaaacaaaacctccTCATTGCTGATTAGGTTATGTGGTTGAATGGCGTGCACTGCACTTCCAAATTCCATTAAAAGCCTCATCTTTTCCCATATTCTTTGTGCCAGCGCAGCTTGACCCACTTCTTGCAGACGACAGTCTGTCGTCATGGTGAAGCACAGAAAAGCAACCAAATTTCCCAATATTTTAGATTCATTCTGAACTAATCCATTTTCACTTCTTGTTCAACTTCAACATTGCATAGCTTACATTAAAAGCTGGCGCTTTTAGAACAAATGTCCATACTGTCCATTGTTTTTCTACACAATGAATTCCTCATTGACATGCTCATCAAGTTAAGCATGATGGTAATGAGTGTGAGGAGGGGAGGTCCAGGCGTGGTTCTACACTCCCCCGCGCAACTCACGCACACCAAAGGAGTTCACGCCACCCATTGCATTGGGGGAGGAGACACAAGCAGTGAGTGAGTTTCCAAGAACTGCAGTGTATGGCGGGGGGGAAAGAGAAAACACTCACATTTCTCTCCTCCCCTTCTTTCACTGCTGACGCAAGTAGGTGCTTAACTGCAACAAAGAATACCAACTCTGGTTGGCAAAGAGAATAGGCTAAAGTATTTGTTTGACTTGCTCCAGGAGCCTGGATTTAGTTTTGGCACTGAAAACAATACAGAATATTTCATCAAACATTCACAAATAATTATTGCAATATACAGTCCgggaaagaagaagaatctCAAAATATAGCTCGGTCAGTTAGAAAAAggcattggaaaaaataaacgCAAATAGTGATAGTCCACCAAAAAGCGTTTCCCGtgataaaataacaattacatttttaccCTTGGTCACTTGACACAAGAGCTATTAAAAACCACAATCTTCCGCTATTTCGGACATCTGTTTAATGGCTGTGACTTTGACTTGCGGCCGGCAGCTGCAGATGGGTCTTTGGTGCTCAGTGGCGTCCCCTtccccttcctcttcctcttcccgcAGCCCAGCCCCTCCCGCGGGCGCTGCTTAGGTGTCCCGCCGAGCGCCTCAGCTTCTTCCTCTCTTCGTGGTGGTCCCGTTccgcctgctgctgcttctgttgCCGTTCAGACTGCCACATACACACCAGGCTCTTGTTATTGTACCGCTGTTGCGagcttgttattttgttttgttttcttcaagtACTTGGCAGACCTAGGCAAATATTGGTTTAGAGTTTGAGCCAGATTGTCTTCTGGGTCTGGCTCTTTGGCCTTTTCTTCACCACTGAGAAATTGATGGAGCCAGTCAAACTAAAAATATCCCTCATTCAACAGCATCACGGCAAATCATTGCAAAGTAAATACCACGGGGTCCTTTTGTAATCTGTGACATACTTGGAGATGGGCCATTTACCTTTTTGAGTGTAAAGGTCAGCTGCTTGCTGCCCACTGTGGTGTCAGCCATGCTGCTGGTTCCAGAGTACTCCTCTAACTTTAGTCGTTCCTCGAGGGATGTCCTGCGGTACGCACAAACAAACGTTTTCATTGAGCACGGATAATAAATGCGCATTTGAAGTATTTCATGTTGATAAACTTTGTATGACATTCCGAATAAAATCCTTGAGGGAACAGGACATACTTCTGTAGCTTCTGCTTGCGGGAGAGGTCGTTAAAACCGCGGAACTCCTCTCCGCTTTTAATCTGATAGAACTGAGGCTGGCTCGTCGTCGTGTTCTCAGCCGCGGCGGAGTTTTTCTGCCCTTCGTCGCTTTTGCTCTCCAGCAAGACTGTGTTGCGGTCGGCGTCCTTTCTTCGCTGAAGCCGGCGGTCTCGGTCCTCCTGCTTGAGCAATCTCCGCTGCTCCCTCACCTCTTCCACCCAGCTCTTGTCATCATCTGAGCTTTCCTCAGAGCTGACTCgaccctcctgctcctcctcctcctcttcgttGTCCTCCTAAAAACGGTGGTATTAATATTCTTGAAGGCATTTCAAGCTGTGGTATTCATGCATCATGCACTCATTTGCATCCTGCTCAACTTTTAGCTAAGCGCAGCATCACCTGAGAAGCTAGTAGCCgcagcttcttcttcctcttctggcTGACTTTGGAGACGATGGGGTTGAGCAGACGGAATTCCTCGCTCTTCTCGTCCACCTGGTAGTCTGGGTTTTCAAACATCACCTTGAAACGGTTGTCGCCTAAAATGGTGGGTAGGGCCTGCGATggcaaaatggcaaaataaaaatgacggATTTGCTGACAAATGCTGATGTCAAAATGTGACTACCTTGCCCTTCTTTTTCCGGGAAGCCAACTCCACTTCGTCGTCGCCCTCCTCCATCAGCTTGAGAGCCAGCTCCTTGTTGACTTTGGGCAAGGCCTGACTCAGGAACATTTGAGAGACAGAAGATTGTTTGCTATGGGAAAATACTTTTCATGTTGCTCTGGCTACATTGATGCTTGAGGGCAAACAGTCTTTGTCAAACATTAGATCGAGATTTTCTATTCTGGAAGAGATTGCAGTGGAAGGCATTCTTAATACAGTatagttgttttgtttttttacagttttatGAGTCAGTGTGAAGTCAGGTTTTCTCTGCAGTTGTAATTTCACACTCCGGCAAATTGCAAATTTGATTACCGGAAAATAGCAGCTTccgaaagcaaaaaaaacaagccagaGATTAGAAACagtagttctttttttttttttttaaagctgtgAAGTTCGTTTCTTCAAATAGACATTTGGCACCCTCTGGTCAACAATGTGGTTGAGCTATAAACACCAACTGGAAGAATCTTGTCATGCTGTCGGAATTTCTCACCTTAACCTGCACTCTCTTGGTCCTCGTCTCCTCGATCTTCTGCCGGATCTTGTCCTTGCGATACTCCTCATACGCAAAAGGATTTGCCATGCTTTTGAcctgagaataaaaaaaattgccaaaaGTTGACTTGCAtgtctcatttaaaaaaaaaaaaaaaagaatgttgacCAGTGTTCTATTTCCAAAATGATTCAGCCCAAATCAATGACCAGCAAAGCCTTGGAATGAAATACTGCAAGGTACCTTATGATACAGCCTGATATCCATGAAATAGCCATGCATGTACGCCCTCAGGAGGGACGACCCCACCAGATGAGACAAACCTACgcaacaagaaaaacagagctagtaagcatttcttttgaaataatgATATCAATGTTCAATGTCTGTTTTGAAACAGAACAGGCACTAAAATACAGAAGGGAAGCGGTTAgttattgaaaagaaaatgtctgacTTTGAATCCTTCATGGATAACTAAATTGACTCACTAATATTGTGGCTGAGCAGTGGCAAAAGCATgtagcttcaaatttgctaaaGGCACTTTGAAATGAATATCGTTATTCTGCTGCGTCagtccctccctccttccctcccagCCATTCACATGCAACGAGCGACATTGTGCAGCATTTTCCAACCCGTTGAATGAAGGCGTTTTCCCACTCTGAAATGACTCAATCTTACAGAAGAGTCAGCGTGCATTTGCTGCCTCACGTTCTTTACTTAAGCTTACGTAACAGGCCACGTTAGACAGCCTCAGTAAATCAACACCACTGCGGCCCGCCGTTATTCGACAGCGGCCAACCACTTCTTTGCTTCTTGTCATTTGATCTCTTTACTGCTGAGCCTGCATTCCAATGTTCATTCAACCCTTCCACAGGGGTACAACCCCCAGCCCTCCAGACTCCCTCCCCCACGCTCTGGAGAAGCTCTGCTCAGCCACCTGTGATTCATCCTAGAGCTTCATGAAGAAGtttaacaaaaacattcaattaAAGCACATATTTTCTTGTTCTTCGACCATGGTGAACGTACTGTAGCGTAGTAAGTCTAAGTGTTCATCAAAAACAAGGCAAAGGTTTGATTCTTATGTACAATGTAAGCCACCGAAACATCATAGTTCAAAGCTTAGCATTGCATTCGAATATAGAAACCACCTAAACCGAGTGTAAATGTATGGTACTAAAAAGTTCAATATAAGCATTGATTCTTTCAAGTACAGCTTTATATAGAGAACACTCCGACTGTAAATGAATGTCAGCAGATCTCACCCAAATTATCCAGGTCCTTGCGGGTGACAAACTTGTAGTCGTCATACACGGTGCACTCTGGGCTCTCCTCCAGCTCTTCTGTCAGGTTGTCAAGGAATGAGCACCAACGAGGCGCTGGGCCCAGCGCCTGAACCCACACAAACGCTCATGTCAGGTCACATTGGTGACTGAACATTATATTACATGCACAACATatggctacaaaaaaaaagtgtgggaTGTACACTAAAAAATTCACTCACTGGGATATAGAATGTGTTCATCTTTGGATTTTCATTAGCAGTGAACAGCATACctagaaaacacacacatagaaaGCATCAAAGCTTGTGCATAAGCAGTTTAGTCACAGGTTGGAAGATTGCAGTGTTTAAGGTATGAGTATGACATTTTTCTGACTGCCAAAGTGTATGGATTTCTTTCGGTGACAGACAATGAATGTGGTTTTCAACCTGACAAAATGATTGGGTAAATAATAGTATTAACCAAACCTACAAGGGGACAtggcaccatctagtggtgaaagaaaacagcacaGACACATTCAAGTGATCACATTCAAGTGAAAAAGTAATTTGACAAGAGGCTTTCTCAGTTGttaatttcttttgttttgatttataaACACAGGTCATCAAAGATACTGGAGTATTCTCACCTGAGTGGGGGTACATGCAAACATCATTAATGTTGCTGTCAGGCTGGATGGAGGAGAACACCTTGCCCTGTGGTGAGCACAAGAAAACCTATTATGTGCagtctgtgatttttttttacatctaatTTGagtgacatgaaaaaaaatgacgtcTGCAAACTTGCAGAATCACTCCTGTTATTAGTATACAATGAACTTCTACACATCTACTGTTCTACTCATGTCTTACAGTGTCTTTGTTCCagacttttaatattttaggGTCCGCTGACACAACCAGGTCCATCTGATCATGGAAATTGAGAGACTTGATGGGCAGGTTGTAGAAGTGGTCTTTCACCAGCAGCGGTTGGCTGGAGCGCAGGTCATACAACAGCACCTTCGGTGACAAACACAATGGTCAATGTATTTCACTATTTGAGGTGTGCAAGGGGAGGTGAAGATACATTCTTTTCCTGTAAGGTCTCTTAACATCAGCCATTGACGGATATTCTCGCATACCTGTCCCGTGCTGGTGCCCACTGCCATAGTGAGCGAGCCGTTGAACTTCAGTGCACTAATTGAGGGCAAACTCTGAACTCtgcaaacaacacaatgaaCGTGACAGAATGGTCACATCTAATTAgatgaatgacaaaaaaaaaaaagacagccatCTATGAGTAATGTCAAAACTGCATTTCTGAGCAACAGCTGGTTACATACTCCATTCCTTCTGTGAGGCTGCTCAGCGCACAGTCCAGAAGGCCCACTCGCTTCCGCACACGAGGGTCCCAGCATTCCACCTTTCCCTAAAAGGGATATTACCAGCTCAAGAAATTTGAATGACTTAAGAAACAATTCCAATGTTCTTTACTGAATAGACATGGCAATTAGCCTTCTGAAGAGCGTCTTCCTGTGTTAAATGAATATGCAAGTGATGAGTTGGAATAAAAGACGTTTTTTATGAAATGAGAATAAACGTACCTCAGATGTTCCACTGGCAAACAAATAATGGACAGGGTTGATATCACATACGGTGTGCTCCCTGGTTGTTGTCAAGGTAAAAATAAGATGTAACAGAAAGAAGAAGCA
Above is a genomic segment from Syngnathus acus chromosome 22, fSynAcu1.2, whole genome shotgun sequence containing:
- the nol10 gene encoding nucleolar protein 10 gives rise to the protein MQISSVNDVKIYNLSYGKSLPEWLSDRKKRQLQKSDVDIQRRIELIQDFEMPTVCTSIKVSRDGQFILAAGTYKPRIRCYDTYHLSLKFERCLDSDVVTFDILSDDYSKLVFLRTDRYVEFHSQHGHYYKTRIPKFGRDFSYHYPSCDLYFVGCSSDIYRLNLEQGRFLNSLQTDAVEHTVCDINPVHYLFASGTSEGKVECWDPRVRKRVGLLDCALSSLTEGMEVQSLPSISALKFNGSLTMAVGTSTGQVLLYDLRSSQPLLVKDHFYNLPIKSLNFHDQMDLVVSADPKILKVWNKDTGKVFSSIQPDSNINDVCMYPHSGMLFTANENPKMNTFYIPALGPAPRWCSFLDNLTEELEESPECTVYDDYKFVTRKDLDNLGLSHLVGSSLLRAYMHGYFMDIRLYHKVKSMANPFAYEEYRKDKIRQKIEETRTKRVQVKALPKVNKELALKLMEEGDDEVELASRKKKGKALPTILGDNRFKVMFENPDYQVDEKSEEFRLLNPIVSKVSQKRKKKLRLLASQEDNEEEEEEQEGRVSSEESSDDDKSWVEEVREQRRLLKQEDRDRRLQRRKDADRNTVLLESKSDEGQKNSAAAENTTTSQPQFYQIKSGEEFRGFNDLSRKQKLQKTSLEERLKLEEYSGTSSMADTTVGSKQLTFTLKKSERQQKQQQAERDHHEERKKLRRSAGHLSSARGRGWAAGRGRGRGRGRH